A window of the bacterium genome harbors these coding sequences:
- a CDS encoding DUF1501 domain-containing protein: MDRRSFLRNLGLVAGAGTVSMALGNIPLRAFSRSFMNIQAVNGKVIVLLQLSGGNDGLNTIIPFEDSLYYNARPSLGIRKEDVIKLNNLTGMHPSLQPLKALYDEGMVAILQSVGYASPDRSHFRATDIWLSASDSNVVIDDGWVGRYLAKVLPDHNPINSEHPMAIQIGSTQSALLECTCQGTMGISFESPNQFYQLINGSTADNDPPPDTIAGNQLKYIKEIAALSIRYAQIIKEKADSVENKATYPNTRLARQLAIVAELIAGGLETPVYLTSIGGFDTHANQAGSHANLLTTVAQAIEAFQTDLRLLGIEDRVVLMTFSEFGRRVNQNGSGGTDHGTAAPLFVIGRNVYGGVYGNNPDLTDLDNSGDIKYRYDFRQLYATLLTQQLGMPIDRMPDVLMKDFETLPLISEKAGNLTGPSVFHLEQNYPNPFNPTTTISYYLRIPQAVRIDVFSSAGDKVTTLVNAYQETGSYEVQFDGSKYSSGVYFARLDTGATSKTIKMMLIK, from the coding sequence ATGGACAGAAGATCATTTTTAAGAAATTTAGGATTAGTTGCCGGTGCGGGCACAGTTTCAATGGCACTTGGAAATATTCCACTAAGAGCTTTTTCAAGATCGTTCATGAATATTCAGGCGGTCAACGGAAAAGTAATAGTATTGTTACAATTAAGCGGAGGCAATGACGGACTTAATACAATTATACCATTTGAAGACAGCTTATATTACAACGCTCGTCCTTCTTTAGGAATCAGAAAAGAAGATGTGATCAAATTAAATAACCTTACAGGTATGCATCCATCTCTTCAGCCTCTTAAAGCTTTGTACGATGAAGGAATGGTAGCAATACTTCAGAGTGTTGGATACGCCAGTCCCGACAGATCACACTTCAGAGCTACAGACATCTGGTTGAGTGCTTCTGATTCAAATGTTGTTATCGATGACGGCTGGGTCGGCAGATATCTTGCAAAAGTTTTACCTGATCATAATCCAATTAATTCAGAACATCCAATGGCAATACAGATTGGATCCACACAATCAGCATTGTTAGAATGTACCTGCCAGGGCACAATGGGAATCTCATTTGAAAGTCCAAACCAGTTTTACCAATTGATAAACGGAAGCACTGCCGATAACGATCCGCCGCCCGATACAATTGCAGGTAATCAATTGAAATATATTAAAGAGATTGCAGCACTTTCAATCCGTTATGCTCAGATAATAAAGGAGAAAGCTGATTCGGTTGAAAACAAAGCAACTTACCCGAATACACGATTAGCAAGGCAGCTAGCAATTGTCGCCGAGTTAATTGCCGGCGGACTTGAAACACCTGTCTATCTTACTTCGATTGGCGGATTCGATACGCACGCAAACCAGGCGGGAAGTCACGCTAATCTGCTGACAACTGTTGCACAAGCTATTGAAGCCTTTCAAACCGATTTGAGACTTCTTGGAATTGAAGATAGAGTTGTGCTAATGACTTTTTCAGAATTCGGAAGAAGAGTTAACCAGAATGGAAGCGGCGGAACTGATCACGGGACAGCAGCACCACTTTTTGTTATCGGAAGAAATGTTTACGGAGGAGTTTACGGAAACAATCCTGACCTTACAGACCTTGATAACAGCGGAGATATTAAATACAGATATGATTTCAGGCAGCTTTATGCTACGTTGTTAACCCAGCAGTTAGGAATGCCGATTGACAGAATGCCTGATGTACTTATGAAAGATTTTGAAACTTTACCCTTGATTTCAGAGAAGGCTGGTAATCTTACCGGTCCATCAGTTTTTCATCTTGAACAGAATTATCCTAATCCCTTTAACCCGACGACAACAATCAGCTACTATTTAAGAATTCCACAGGCTGTCAGAATAGATGTGTTTTCATCTGCCGGAGACAAAGTAACAACACTTGTAAATGCTTACCAGGAAACCGGAAGCTACGAAGTTCAGTTTGATGGAAGTAAATATTCTAGCGGAGTATATTTTGCAAGGCTTGATACCGGAGCTACAAGCAAGACAATTAAGATGATGTTGATAAAATAG
- a CDS encoding DUF1800 domain-containing protein, protein MSAWDEDAARHILARSLFGYNKQDIEFALSHTLDDFVDNFLLADQPEPPQPADWVNYPTNENNTERTRELIHWWYNLMITQGYSLREKMVLFWHNHYVSEVSKVGLPQRMYWQNKLFRDNAMGNLVDLTKAVTIDPAMLIYLDGIRNRKGAPNENYARELMELFTLGIGNYTEQDIQEAARALTGWRVDGLTSFFDSSRFDNGSKTILGQTGNFIYHDVVDIIFTQPAAATFFSRELYSEFMHVAIDEPSIETMAQILRENNYELKPVLSTLLKSVMFHTNEVRGAKIKSPVELLLGVMRQFNVATPDYAYIRTVAAQTKQELFSPPNVSGWDGDKIWINTTTLPARNIYTDAVINGKKPGGGDLTFQLDLVEYARTFPSAEDAVQLIADISKIFLQYPLSDNRKEYLLNTLLDGAEVYDWSTSDPQAENRLKMFFKALMRLSEYQLS, encoded by the coding sequence ATAAGTGCCTGGGATGAAGATGCAGCGAGACACATTCTCGCAAGATCACTTTTCGGCTATAATAAGCAGGATATTGAATTTGCACTTTCACATACACTCGATGACTTTGTAGATAATTTTTTGCTTGCTGATCAGCCTGAACCTCCGCAGCCTGCTGACTGGGTGAATTATCCAACCAATGAAAACAATACTGAACGAACCCGGGAATTAATCCATTGGTGGTATAACCTTATGATCACACAAGGTTATTCACTTCGGGAGAAGATGGTTCTGTTCTGGCACAATCACTATGTAAGTGAAGTTTCAAAAGTTGGTCTGCCGCAGCGGATGTACTGGCAGAATAAATTATTTCGTGATAATGCTATGGGCAATCTCGTCGACTTGACAAAAGCAGTTACTATCGATCCTGCAATGCTCATCTATCTTGATGGAATAAGAAACAGGAAAGGTGCACCGAACGAGAATTACGCAAGAGAGCTGATGGAATTATTCACTCTTGGAATCGGTAACTATACAGAACAGGATATTCAGGAAGCAGCAAGAGCTTTAACAGGCTGGCGGGTTGATGGGTTGACTTCGTTCTTTGATTCCAGTCGATTTGATAATGGCAGCAAAACAATTTTAGGACAAACGGGCAACTTCATTTACCACGATGTTGTCGATATAATTTTTACACAGCCAGCAGCAGCAACTTTTTTCAGCAGAGAACTGTATAGTGAATTTATGCACGTTGCAATTGATGAACCCAGCATTGAAACAATGGCGCAGATTCTTCGCGAAAATAATTATGAGCTAAAACCTGTTCTATCAACACTACTTAAATCTGTTATGTTTCACACCAATGAAGTAAGAGGCGCAAAGATTAAAAGCCCGGTAGAACTGTTGCTGGGAGTGATGCGCCAGTTCAACGTAGCCACACCGGATTACGCTTATATAAGAACAGTTGCGGCACAAACAAAGCAGGAATTATTCTCTCCGCCAAATGTAAGCGGATGGGACGGCGATAAAATCTGGATCAACACAACAACACTTCCGGCAAGAAACATTTATACCGATGCAGTAATAAATGGGAAAAAACCGGGAGGCGGTGACCTGACTTTCCAGTTAGATCTTGTTGAATATGCAAGAACATTTCCAAGCGCTGAAGATGCAGTTCAGCTTATTGCAGATATTTCAAAAATATTCCTGCAATATCCGTTGAGCGATAACAGAAAAGAATATTTGTTGAATACATTATTAGATGGCGCTGAAGTCTATGATTGGTCAACTTCCGATCCGCAGGCTGAGAACAGATTAAAGATGTTCTTTAAAGCTTTAATGAGATTATCAGAATATCAACTTTCATAA
- a CDS encoding DUF4252 domain-containing protein gives MRYFKQSLSLLVLFAFTLFAQSTDITKEPGYVDFGDLTKFESSTGVTEVYLDEDLLSTLAEISTDEDPNAMEILEGLKLVKANVFEVSDNNKSEIEAKVSGIDAKLMSSNWKRIVKTRSEDEMTNVYIKQDSNRKIVGLVVASVEGDGEAAFVNIVGNIELAKLGKLGKQFNIPQLNDMKDSKGKNDEK, from the coding sequence ATGAGATACTTTAAGCAATCTCTTTCATTATTAGTACTATTCGCATTTACACTTTTCGCACAAAGCACTGATATAACTAAAGAACCTGGTTATGTTGACTTCGGTGACTTAACAAAATTTGAAAGCTCAACTGGTGTTACAGAAGTTTATTTGGATGAAGATTTACTTTCCACGCTTGCAGAAATTTCAACAGATGAAGATCCAAATGCAATGGAAATTCTTGAGGGATTAAAACTGGTGAAAGCAAATGTATTTGAAGTTTCAGATAACAATAAATCAGAAATTGAAGCAAAGGTGTCGGGTATTGATGCGAAATTGATGTCTTCCAACTGGAAAAGAATTGTCAAAACCAGAAGCGAGGATGAAATGACAAATGTATATATCAAGCAGGATAGCAATAGAAAAATTGTTGGTTTGGTAGTTGCTTCTGTTGAAGGAGATGGTGAAGCAGCTTTTGTCAATATAGTCGGCAACATTGAGCTCGCAAAATTGGGAAAGCTTGGAAAGCAATTCAATATTCCTCAATTGAATGATATGAAAGACAGTAAAGGAAAGAACGATGAAAAATAA
- a CDS encoding carboxypeptidase regulatory-like domain-containing protein codes for MSLMRLFEASFIFLIILTSCSSEKESNPVLTVYKGTIKGFVYDATTGAPIYYAKISTDPPTKETYTGPDGEFILNDILAGDYIVDAHKDGFDNDTAFVTIQHKDTVNTIFALQDFSVYLDYYPLGIGNYWEYWHGDSPLFSLEAISDTTISGKIYRVIQYKSLASQNIEYRYERVDEYNAMVYRYFPYYLKEMIIDSLAAKAGQEFSSNMFFHPDVSCFSICSSIKFEEIFGELRMIRSLFHACATDLPSYQIIKGIGLYSASFWRTGGYKLKYAIINGVEYGER; via the coding sequence ATGTCTTTAATGAGATTATTTGAGGCCTCTTTTATTTTTTTAATTATACTTACCTCCTGTTCAAGTGAAAAAGAATCAAATCCTGTTTTAACCGTTTACAAAGGAACCATAAAAGGTTTTGTTTACGATGCAACAACCGGAGCCCCAATTTACTATGCAAAGATCAGCACTGATCCTCCGACAAAGGAAACTTATACCGGACCAGATGGTGAATTCATACTAAATGATATTTTGGCAGGTGATTACATCGTCGATGCCCACAAGGATGGTTTTGATAATGATACTGCTTTTGTGACTATCCAACATAAAGACACTGTGAACACAATTTTCGCACTTCAAGATTTTAGTGTATATCTTGATTACTACCCTCTTGGGATTGGAAATTATTGGGAATATTGGCATGGAGATTCGCCTCTTTTTTCGCTAGAAGCAATTTCAGACACTACGATTTCAGGAAAAATTTATCGAGTCATTCAATACAAAAGTCTTGCTTCACAAAATATTGAGTATAGGTACGAAAGAGTAGATGAATACAATGCAATGGTTTACAGATACTTCCCATATTATTTAAAAGAAATGATTATTGATAGTCTGGCAGCCAAAGCAGGACAAGAATTTTCAAGTAACATGTTTTTTCATCCAGATGTAAGCTGTTTTTCAATATGCAGCAGCATTAAATTCGAGGAAATTTTCGGTGAACTAAGGATGATACGAAGTTTATTTCATGCTTGTGCAACTGACTTGCCATCGTACCAAATTATTAAGGGCATTGGATTATATAGTGCTAGTTTTTGGAGGACTGGAGGTTACAAACTCAAATATGCAATCATCAACGGTGTAGAATATGGTGAAAGGTAA
- a CDS encoding DUF4252 domain-containing protein, protein MKNKFILLSILLLLFPLTGCIGINEEFSKIRDSVIKSFGEEYHSEVQFSLGSVGMTLSSWIVDVSEEENLSSDILDDVSSIQVGVYEKIKGSNEKNISALYDIESEMQKSGWKSIIKSSSNNELAAVYIRNDNEDILNRLFIINYDGSELVLVEVEGDLQEAIAAVIKEKGIKINI, encoded by the coding sequence ATGAAAAATAAGTTTATCCTTTTATCAATTTTGTTGCTGTTATTTCCTTTGACCGGATGTATCGGAATAAACGAAGAGTTTTCAAAGATTCGTGATTCAGTAATAAAAAGTTTTGGAGAAGAGTATCATTCTGAAGTGCAATTTTCTTTAGGTTCCGTTGGAATGACATTATCAAGCTGGATAGTTGATGTATCTGAAGAAGAGAATCTTTCTTCTGATATTTTGGACGATGTATCATCAATTCAGGTTGGAGTGTATGAAAAAATAAAAGGATCGAATGAGAAAAACATTTCAGCGCTTTATGATATCGAATCGGAAATGCAGAAAAGCGGTTGGAAATCTATAATAAAATCCAGTTCAAACAATGAATTGGCCGCTGTATATATCAGAAATGATAATGAAGATATATTAAATAGATTATTTATTATCAACTACGATGGAAGTGAACTTGTACTTGTTGAAGTTGAGGGAGATTTACAAGAAGCAATTGCTGCAGTGATAAAA
- a CDS encoding GNAT family N-acetyltransferase has product MDDKRNPLTIAGGILDNIFSITEKFITGLTFFGKRDISEQLDTFAETLKQIPLEKRNLSKDETEALHKIFVAAAQPEFAKRFMGDVDKEVFFSFGSFLNDQLSKVDSAKKLSHEYLNLYRFSSLLRRIYEDKKWESLIHELILKSDYNTNTLFKQRLRDYPKKTLFKVITGSTTTEYSWEKSASIINSYKNALYSFVINETKVAFLLENCLEMAMLDLACLTGGIVNVMIPGNSVTEHILFILQQSKATVLIAHDEKQLSKIKSIKNELPDLKTLILLEGNSGEDWVISFDKFLKSAKDDQPEIERGINDLATIMYTSGTTGEPKGIMFSQMNIVYKRFCRAMAIPEIGDGDRFICFLPLYHTFGRYLEMTGCVFWAAEYCFLENPSVEAMINNMQLVKPTVFISIPKKWMQLYEYITSKVDIEVDESSKIKSELDNATGGELKWGLSAAGYLPPDIFMFFQKYGVELMSGFGMTEATGGITMTPWKRYKPNSLGKALPGIEIKVGDDGELLVKGPYVMLGYYDIENSETFTEDGWLPTGDVMKMDEDDFIQIIDRKKEIYKNIKGETVAPQKIENLFRDFENVKQVFLVGDHRPFNTVLIHPNYDDVDSIIFDMDEKQKQEYFSSLVVSVNKFLAPFERILDFRLIDRAFDDKHGELTPKHTYKRKVIEKNFSELIESMYVKSDTSVFVGTTEVRIPNWFLREKGCLGRDVSADEKGVYIPKLNLSLALSKSDEKNVFRIGSFTYSISSRFIDFQQILIDPLLWIGNKELISFTGNSIVLWHRQIKESVNIRFNSVFGKIDLSKDELNQFDKIKSSSEFSLAGINLAYKMFLSEELKAADTALEYFNEILDDPKNIHFRLVFNLLARPATTSNIEIKRKQFALITKGADERKFGDLFLSFIGEDKSLLNSELAHHIAVHSKGEKRLDYIETFISDEIKNFRFDESLEQTNFIHFFELITAYGVTHPQLYRRVRRFLMKLSVLSENSGIKKFAESSLEALTAGFREWLGTNRKIAVDLETGEDYQWEDVIAFEEGINPGDRQRIKNALSKTAVLREAVFMFSKGFLIRLDDILPGGIWLSQLESRSEKSIYRLTIQTRFQGAFDLTVHLSKNLPPAKVKEEIKWLILGGTTNKGERLLPHFGGYWEEYELWTEAYVTRDSVARFIEKENRKADDETRIRLRELWPHFVWNSTAAYMNFWTVTNYKIQLANPKPENITVPTHDYQTGTLLYSVSKRIISSSPKEFFINFYNLFVKETLDKYSFLDKKSIWNYIFSGVTECEGESKAVDVINTFIAEIKTADVENKDEIIFRAEEFVRSVTQDGFIPKNLFFAIKRFHRWKLLNENADISAQSQMLFELYETYQLFDYEKEYITTRAMFFLNTAFAGSSDNMKNALREIIKKQRAGELSADKSQMLYAELHSLPNLTEDEKYFLTRLTYPYLKPKDTAALIRAESFGGDTSNLVVQLTDEEGNPFLIRSPISPKEISRLHSLFLDSNLVVNFRPEHRFLVALSERGFIIGGLFYELIDEQTAHMEKIVVSARYRRTGISENLMNEFLKRLKSEHIRYVTTGFFRPEYFYKFGFKVEKKYSGLVKEL; this is encoded by the coding sequence ATGGACGATAAGCGTAATCCTCTTACAATTGCCGGTGGGATTTTGGACAACATCTTTTCAATCACAGAAAAGTTTATTACCGGTTTAACTTTTTTCGGAAAAAGGGACATCAGTGAACAGCTTGATACTTTTGCTGAAACCTTAAAGCAAATTCCACTTGAAAAAAGAAATTTATCAAAGGATGAAACAGAAGCACTCCATAAAATTTTTGTGGCTGCTGCACAACCCGAATTTGCAAAAAGATTTATGGGCGACGTTGATAAGGAAGTTTTCTTTTCTTTTGGTAGTTTTCTTAACGATCAACTTTCTAAAGTTGATAGTGCAAAGAAACTTTCTCACGAATACTTAAATCTTTATCGCTTCTCTTCCCTGCTGCGCAGGATATATGAGGATAAAAAATGGGAGTCATTGATTCACGAATTGATTCTTAAAAGTGACTACAACACAAACACTTTATTCAAACAGAGACTGCGAGACTATCCAAAGAAAACTCTCTTCAAAGTAATAACCGGAAGCACAACCACTGAATACAGCTGGGAAAAATCTGCAAGCATTATTAATAGTTACAAAAATGCTTTGTATTCATTCGTTATTAATGAAACCAAAGTTGCTTTTCTTTTAGAAAATTGTCTTGAGATGGCTATGCTCGATCTTGCCTGCCTTACTGGTGGAATTGTAAATGTGATGATTCCCGGAAATTCCGTTACCGAACATATTCTTTTTATTCTTCAGCAGAGCAAAGCCACGGTACTGATAGCTCACGATGAAAAACAGCTTTCAAAAATAAAATCCATTAAGAACGAACTGCCAGATCTTAAAACACTAATTCTTCTTGAAGGAAATTCGGGCGAGGATTGGGTTATCAGTTTTGATAAGTTTTTAAAATCCGCCAAAGACGATCAACCTGAAATTGAAAGAGGAATAAATGATTTAGCAACGATAATGTATACATCCGGCACAACCGGCGAACCTAAAGGCATAATGTTTTCACAAATGAATATTGTTTATAAAAGATTTTGCCGTGCAATGGCTATACCTGAAATTGGTGATGGAGACAGGTTCATCTGCTTCCTTCCGCTTTATCATACTTTTGGAAGATATCTTGAAATGACGGGCTGTGTTTTCTGGGCTGCAGAATATTGCTTCCTCGAAAATCCATCCGTTGAAGCAATGATAAACAATATGCAGCTTGTAAAGCCAACAGTCTTTATCAGCATTCCTAAAAAATGGATGCAGTTGTATGAATACATCACCAGCAAAGTAGATATTGAAGTCGATGAAAGCAGCAAAATAAAATCCGAACTTGACAATGCAACCGGCGGTGAATTGAAATGGGGACTTTCCGCAGCAGGATATTTACCTCCCGATATTTTTATGTTCTTCCAGAAGTACGGTGTTGAGTTGATGAGCGGTTTCGGAATGACGGAAGCAACCGGCGGAATTACCATGACTCCTTGGAAAAGATACAAACCAAACTCACTTGGCAAAGCTTTGCCCGGTATCGAAATTAAAGTTGGCGATGATGGCGAATTACTTGTAAAAGGACCTTACGTAATGCTTGGTTACTACGACATCGAAAATTCGGAAACATTTACTGAGGATGGATGGCTTCCAACTGGCGATGTAATGAAAATGGACGAAGATGATTTCATTCAGATCATCGACAGGAAAAAAGAAATTTATAAAAATATTAAAGGTGAGACTGTTGCCCCTCAGAAAATAGAAAATCTTTTCCGCGACTTTGAAAATGTTAAGCAGGTTTTTCTTGTTGGTGATCATCGTCCTTTCAACACAGTGCTAATTCATCCAAATTATGATGATGTGGACTCAATTATTTTTGATATGGACGAAAAACAGAAACAGGAATATTTCTCATCGCTTGTTGTATCGGTAAATAAATTTCTCGCACCGTTCGAAAGAATTCTTGATTTCAGATTGATAGATCGGGCTTTTGATGACAAGCATGGCGAACTGACACCAAAGCACACATACAAACGAAAAGTTATCGAGAAGAATTTTTCCGAGTTGATCGAGTCGATGTATGTGAAAAGTGATACAAGTGTTTTTGTCGGAACAACCGAAGTCAGAATTCCAAATTGGTTTTTAAGAGAGAAAGGATGTCTTGGAAGAGATGTCTCTGCGGATGAAAAAGGAGTTTATATTCCAAAGCTTAACCTTTCATTAGCTCTAAGTAAATCTGATGAAAAAAATGTTTTCAGAATAGGAAGTTTCACTTATTCAATAAGTTCACGCTTCATAGATTTCCAGCAGATACTGATTGATCCGTTATTATGGATTGGTAACAAGGAACTGATTTCATTCACAGGAAATTCAATCGTGCTCTGGCATCGGCAGATTAAGGAATCTGTAAATATCAGGTTTAATTCTGTATTCGGTAAAATAGATTTGTCAAAAGATGAGCTGAACCAGTTCGACAAAATCAAATCATCTTCTGAATTTTCTCTCGCTGGAATTAATCTTGCATACAAGATGTTTCTTTCTGAAGAATTAAAAGCTGCTGACACTGCACTCGAATACTTCAATGAAATTCTTGACGATCCGAAGAATATTCATTTCCGTCTTGTCTTCAATTTACTTGCCCGTCCTGCAACAACAAGTAACATTGAAATAAAACGAAAGCAATTCGCACTTATCACCAAAGGCGCGGATGAAAGAAAATTCGGCGATCTGTTTCTCTCGTTTATTGGTGAAGACAAATCGCTTTTAAACTCAGAGCTTGCTCATCACATTGCAGTACATTCCAAAGGCGAGAAGAGGTTAGATTATATTGAAACTTTCATTTCAGATGAAATAAAAAATTTCCGTTTCGATGAATCACTTGAACAGACTAACTTTATTCATTTCTTTGAGTTAATAACTGCTTATGGAGTAACACATCCCCAGCTTTACCGGCGAGTTAGAAGGTTCCTGATGAAATTATCTGTGCTGTCGGAAAATTCCGGTATTAAAAAATTTGCTGAATCAAGTCTTGAAGCACTTACTGCCGGTTTCAGAGAATGGCTTGGAACAAACCGCAAGATTGCAGTTGATCTTGAAACAGGTGAAGATTATCAGTGGGAAGATGTAATTGCTTTTGAGGAAGGTATCAATCCCGGTGACAGGCAGAGAATAAAAAATGCTCTTTCCAAAACAGCAGTATTGAGAGAGGCAGTATTTATGTTCTCAAAAGGTTTTCTAATCAGACTCGATGATATTTTACCCGGCGGCATCTGGCTAAGTCAGCTTGAATCACGAAGTGAAAAATCTATTTACAGATTAACAATCCAGACAAGATTTCAGGGAGCTTTCGATCTCACTGTTCATCTTAGCAAAAATCTTCCGCCCGCAAAAGTTAAAGAAGAAATCAAATGGTTGATACTCGGAGGAACTACAAATAAAGGCGAAAGACTTCTTCCGCATTTCGGCGGTTACTGGGAAGAATATGAACTCTGGACTGAAGCTTATGTGACCAGAGATAGTGTTGCGCGTTTCATCGAAAAAGAAAACAGAAAAGCAGATGATGAAACCAGAATCAGACTTCGTGAACTCTGGCCTCACTTCGTTTGGAATAGCACGGCTGCATATATGAACTTCTGGACGGTAACAAACTATAAAATTCAGCTTGCTAACCCGAAACCGGAAAACATAACGGTTCCGACTCATGATTATCAGACAGGGACTTTGCTCTATTCAGTATCCAAGAGAATAATCTCATCTTCTCCGAAAGAATTCTTTATAAACTTTTACAATCTGTTTGTAAAAGAAACTCTCGACAAATATTCGTTCCTCGATAAAAAATCAATTTGGAATTATATTTTTTCCGGTGTAACCGAATGCGAAGGCGAATCAAAAGCAGTTGATGTGATAAATACATTTATTGCAGAAATCAAAACGGCAGATGTTGAAAACAAAGATGAGATAATTTTCAGAGCAGAGGAATTTGTGCGGAGCGTTACGCAGGATGGTTTCATCCCGAAGAATTTATTCTTTGCAATAAAGAGATTTCACCGCTGGAAATTGTTGAACGAAAATGCAGACATAAGCGCTCAATCACAGATGCTTTTTGAACTTTATGAAACGTACCAGCTTTTTGATTATGAAAAAGAATATATAACCACCCGTGCTATGTTTTTCCTCAACACAGCATTTGCCGGATCTTCGGACAATATGAAGAATGCGTTACGGGAAATCATCAAAAAGCAGCGCGCCGGTGAGCTAAGTGCTGATAAATCACAGATGCTTTATGCTGAACTTCACTCGCTTCCAAATCTGACTGAAGATGAAAAGTATTTTCTCACAAGATTAACATATCCGTACCTGAAGCCAAAAGATACCGCCGCATTAATCCGTGCGGAAAGTTTTGGAGGCGATACTTCAAATCTTGTAGTTCAGTTAACTGATGAGGAAGGAAATCCATTCCTGATAAGAAGCCCGATTTCTCCGAAAGAAATTTCAAGGCTTCACTCGCTGTTCCTGGATTCAAATCTTGTTGTCAATTTCCGACCAGAGCACAGATTCCTCGTTGCACTTTCTGAAAGAGGATTTATCATCGGCGGTTTGTTTTATGAATTGATCGATGAGCAGACAGCACATATGGAAAAAATTGTTGTGTCTGCACGTTATAGAAGGACAGGCATCAGTGAAAACCTGATGAACGAATTTCTGAAAAGATTAAAAAGCGAGCATATCAGGTATGTTACAACGGGATTCTTCAGGCCCGAATATTTTTACAAATTCGGATTTAAAGTTGAGAAGAAATACTCGGGCTTGGTGAAAGAGTTGTGA
- a CDS encoding RNA polymerase sigma factor codes for MLSPAKFEYLIKQHKKKVYNYSIYMLKNQMDAEDITQEVLIRTWQNIDNFNFLAAKAWIMRTTHNLCIDYLRRNRSIYHKEIQLEEDIHNEIADSEIKSNPEVSLDKIISEDIIKEAIENLPERLRSVFVLYELQQFKYKEISEMLDIPINTVKVNILRARKQLQKELKVYAKERFK; via the coding sequence ATGCTAAGCCCGGCAAAGTTTGAATATTTAATAAAGCAGCATAAAAAGAAGGTTTACAATTACTCTATCTATATGTTGAAAAACCAGATGGATGCTGAAGATATAACTCAGGAAGTGCTGATAAGAACCTGGCAGAATATAGACAATTTTAATTTTCTTGCTGCCAAAGCGTGGATAATGAGAACAACTCATAATCTTTGCATTGATTATCTTAGAAGAAATAGATCGATTTATCATAAGGAAATCCAGCTAGAAGAAGACATTCACAATGAAATCGCTGATTCGGAAATAAAAAGTAATCCCGAAGTATCTTTAGATAAAATTATTTCAGAGGATATAATTAAAGAAGCAATAGAGAATTTACCTGAAAGACTAAGAAGCGTTTTTGTTTTATATGAATTGCAACAATTCAAGTATAAAGAAATAAGTGAAATGCTCGACATTCCGATCAATACTGTTAAAGTAAATATTCTAAGAGCAAGAAAGCAGCTTCAGAAAGAATTAAAAGTTTATGCAAAAGAAAGATTTAAATAA
- a CDS encoding esterase family protein: MSREIHRWYSPNLNKDMEIVIYGHYGFALLMFPTAAADFLEYERFKLIDSIGWFLGEGKIKAYSINSINNESWLNNNMHPAHKAIRHQQYNKYIVEEVVPFIHNHSKGLVPIITTGASLGALHAANNFFRRPDIFSGTIAMSGSYDLKTYSKGYYDDNVYFNSPIDYLPHWNDQFMLEKMKKGKIIIASGQGDYEDPNASRKLSDILNSKGVNHWLDLWGHDIKHDWPTWRQMLPYFLSKFN; encoded by the coding sequence TTGAGCAGAGAAATACACCGCTGGTACAGCCCCAATCTCAATAAAGATATGGAAATTGTTATTTACGGACACTACGGTTTTGCATTATTGATGTTCCCAACAGCAGCAGCAGATTTCCTGGAATATGAACGATTCAAATTAATTGACTCAATCGGCTGGTTCCTCGGTGAAGGAAAAATAAAAGCATATTCAATAAACAGCATCAACAACGAAAGCTGGCTGAATAACAATATGCATCCGGCCCATAAAGCAATCCGGCATCAGCAATACAACAAGTACATTGTTGAAGAAGTTGTTCCCTTCATCCACAATCACAGCAAAGGATTAGTACCAATAATTACTACCGGTGCATCGCTTGGTGCATTGCACGCAGCCAATAATTTTTTCCGTCGTCCTGATATTTTTTCAGGAACGATTGCAATGAGCGGCAGCTACGACCTTAAAACGTACAGCAAAGGATATTATGACGACAATGTTTATTTCAACTCGCCGATCGATTATCTCCCGCACTGGAATGACCAATTTATGCTTGAAAAAATGAAGAAGGGAAAAATTATCATCGCTTCCGGTCAGGGTGATTATGAAGATCCGAATGCTTCCAGAAAACTTTCTGATATTTTAAATTCAAAAGGAGTTAACCACTGGCTGGATTTGTGGGGACACGATATTAAGCACGACTGGCCGACGTGGCGTCAAATGCTTCCTTACTTTTTAAGCAAGTTCAATTAA